In the genome of Cutibacterium equinum, one region contains:
- the rbsD gene encoding D-ribose pyranase, which produces MKKSGLLNPQLCAAVARLGHTQTFVVADAGLPIPADVPVIDLALVLGTPRFQEVFDAMLDEVVVEGATIATEAVGHDPEQWVRNRIDEVKTVSHEELKTALPEVSFVVRTGETTPYSNVIVRCGVPF; this is translated from the coding sequence ATGAAGAAGAGCGGATTGCTCAACCCTCAGTTGTGTGCGGCGGTAGCCAGGTTGGGGCACACCCAGACCTTCGTCGTCGCGGACGCCGGGTTGCCGATTCCTGCCGACGTCCCGGTGATTGATCTGGCGCTGGTGCTGGGAACTCCGCGGTTCCAAGAGGTTTTCGACGCCATGCTTGACGAGGTCGTCGTCGAGGGGGCCACGATCGCCACTGAGGCTGTCGGCCATGACCCGGAGCAATGGGTGAGGAACCGGATTGACGAGGTCAAAACCGTCAGCCACGAAGAGCTCAAGACGGCACTCCCGGAGGTCTCCTTCGTGGTGCGAACCGGTGAGACGACCCCCTACTCGAATGTCATCGTTCGTTGTGGGGTGCCGTTCTGA
- a CDS encoding MFS transporter: MPTLTDALKASAADTSLTVSAATGVLALTILPASILSERCGRGRIITWSAGAAVAVGLLLPFASNLTWLVIGRGVQGLMVAGVPATAMAWLSQEIYPQYLPHAMGLYVAGNTVGGLLGRLIPAGMLAFTGWRWALAVDMLFALACTVLTVVIMPEERRFVPKPVHLRSEVYAVLNHWKDPRKACLFGIAFLAMGTFVSLYDFLGYRLTTSPFHFSHSGVGGIFLLYLFGTVASARTGAIVLRWGRSRTIIGGALLSLVSLPMVISTHLLVILGGVAAFTYGFFIVHSVASGWVGALATEDRAEASGTYLACYYLGSSIVGYLSGVVFHLFGWLTLTLWMEAMFLGAGILVAVVARRSATH; this comes from the coding sequence ATGCCGACCCTGACCGACGCCCTCAAGGCCTCTGCAGCCGACACCTCTCTGACTGTCAGTGCAGCGACCGGTGTCCTGGCTCTGACGATCCTGCCCGCGTCGATTCTGTCCGAACGTTGTGGCCGTGGCCGCATCATCACCTGGTCCGCTGGCGCAGCCGTTGCCGTCGGTCTGTTGCTGCCTTTCGCTTCCAATCTCACCTGGCTCGTCATCGGTCGTGGCGTGCAAGGTCTCATGGTTGCCGGCGTCCCCGCCACCGCGATGGCGTGGCTCTCCCAGGAGATTTATCCGCAGTATCTCCCTCATGCCATGGGTCTGTACGTGGCCGGAAACACCGTCGGTGGCCTGCTGGGACGACTCATTCCAGCCGGAATGCTCGCTTTCACTGGTTGGCGGTGGGCCCTGGCCGTCGACATGCTCTTCGCCCTGGCTTGCACGGTTCTGACCGTCGTCATCATGCCGGAGGAGAGACGCTTCGTCCCCAAGCCGGTCCACTTGCGCAGCGAGGTCTACGCGGTCCTCAACCATTGGAAAGACCCGCGCAAGGCATGTTTGTTCGGCATCGCCTTCCTTGCCATGGGAACCTTCGTCTCCCTCTACGACTTCCTCGGGTACCGCCTGACCACCTCCCCCTTCCATTTTTCCCATTCGGGAGTCGGCGGCATCTTTCTGCTGTATCTGTTCGGCACGGTCGCCTCGGCCCGAACCGGCGCGATCGTCTTGCGCTGGGGACGCTCCCGGACGATCATCGGTGGCGCGTTGTTGAGCTTGGTCAGTCTGCCCATGGTCATCAGCACCCACCTGTTGGTCATCCTCGGCGGCGTCGCGGCATTCACCTACGGATTCTTCATCGTCCACTCGGTCGCCTCAGGATGGGTGGGTGCCCTCGCGACCGAGGATCGTGCCGAGGCGTCGGGAACCTACCTGGCCTGCTACTACTTGGGCTCGTCCATTGTCGGGTACCTGTCGGGTGTTGTTTTCCACCTTTTCGGGTGGCTCACCTTGACCTTGTGGATGGAGGCAATGTTCCTCGGGGCGGGAATCCTCGTCGCCGTCGTTGCCCGGCGGTCGGCAACTCACTGA
- a CDS encoding ImmA/IrrE family metallo-endopeptidase — protein MTDNYTDYAVATGEFIQEWLDDHRMTAAELARRTGFSRKHISMVLAGAPVSPDFANRLELVTRVPAERWLALEGQYRADLERLGLEQRLAEDDSLLETFLPSLKVLRKLGVIQGTRRNPGRLMVELMSFFQVGSPEALVPRNLVPNAAFLKSTTLDAVTASLATWLRLAQIRAAEEPPVVAFDRSVLISSLPDVRRLSRKLADDPTAFVTRLGEAGVRVVLLEEIPGCRAYGATFWDEHGPVIVLSARGKQDGALWFTLFHEIGHVLLHPNCVFVEGSDSDLATAAQEEEANNFAANWLIPAEYAAEAATLRSKAAVVAFAERLEVSPGVIMQHLHHHGYWRHQNGRDLYVKLAILEAD, from the coding sequence ATGACTGACAACTACACGGACTACGCTGTTGCCACCGGCGAGTTCATCCAGGAGTGGCTCGACGATCACCGCATGACGGCGGCGGAACTTGCACGTCGAACTGGCTTCTCTCGGAAGCACATAAGCATGGTTCTGGCCGGGGCCCCTGTGTCACCGGACTTCGCCAACCGCCTGGAACTTGTGACTCGTGTTCCAGCCGAGCGTTGGCTAGCCCTTGAAGGGCAATACCGTGCCGATCTGGAGCGGCTGGGACTGGAACAGCGATTAGCAGAGGATGACTCGCTGCTGGAGACTTTTCTGCCAAGTCTGAAAGTGCTGCGGAAGCTCGGTGTAATCCAGGGAACCCGGCGAAATCCCGGCCGCCTCATGGTCGAGTTGATGTCGTTCTTTCAGGTCGGGTCGCCCGAGGCGCTCGTGCCACGGAATCTCGTGCCCAACGCCGCTTTCCTGAAGTCCACAACGCTTGACGCGGTTACTGCTAGCCTCGCGACGTGGCTGCGGCTCGCGCAGATTCGCGCCGCAGAGGAGCCGCCAGTCGTAGCGTTCGACCGTTCGGTGTTGATTTCGTCGCTGCCGGACGTGCGTCGGCTGTCACGAAAACTGGCGGACGACCCGACAGCTTTCGTGACTCGCCTCGGGGAAGCAGGCGTCCGGGTTGTGCTTTTGGAGGAGATTCCCGGCTGCCGAGCCTACGGTGCCACCTTCTGGGACGAGCACGGTCCCGTGATCGTTCTAAGCGCTCGTGGGAAGCAAGACGGGGCCTTGTGGTTCACGCTGTTTCACGAAATAGGGCACGTGCTGCTACATCCGAACTGCGTGTTTGTCGAGGGCTCCGACAGCGACCTAGCTACGGCCGCGCAGGAAGAGGAGGCGAACAATTTTGCAGCGAACTGGCTCATCCCGGCGGAGTACGCAGCGGAGGCCGCCACTCTCCGAAGCAAGGCTGCAGTGGTGGCCTTTGCGGAGCGGTTGGAGGTGAGCCCTGGCGTCATAATGCAACACCTGCACCATCATGGCTATTGGAGGCACCAGAACGGCCGTGATCTGTACGTGAAGCTCGCCATCCTCGAAGCGGACTAA
- a CDS encoding ribokinase has product MSDRFASASGKVAVVGSINADMRVGVERFPGPGETLAGGEATLTPGGKGANQALAAARCGAQVKMVGAVGNDPTAQTALSLLSECVGLDGVARRDLLTGTAVVMVADSGENSIIVIAAANGTVDAASVRAQAERVEGADVVVCQGEIPPDGIAEAARLAKRFVFNLAPVIDVDPEVIRMADPLVVNEHEAALVAGALGSTTPRLEEDPDAALRELLELGCRSVVITLGSAGCIVGGPDGCESVPATKTVAVDTVGAGDAFVGALAAELAGGRSLLEGCRFATAVATLTVTKPGAQASYPSVGEIDTIRRGDHA; this is encoded by the coding sequence ATGAGCGATCGGTTCGCGTCAGCATCTGGAAAGGTCGCGGTCGTCGGGTCGATCAATGCCGATATGAGGGTCGGTGTGGAGAGGTTCCCTGGGCCGGGGGAGACCCTGGCCGGGGGGGAGGCCACCCTGACCCCCGGTGGCAAGGGAGCCAATCAGGCCCTCGCGGCGGCGCGTTGCGGAGCCCAGGTGAAGATGGTCGGGGCGGTGGGAAACGACCCGACGGCCCAGACGGCCCTCTCCTTGCTCTCGGAGTGCGTCGGCCTGGACGGGGTGGCGCGTCGAGACCTCCTGACGGGAACCGCCGTCGTCATGGTGGCCGATTCCGGGGAGAACTCGATCATTGTCATCGCGGCTGCCAACGGGACCGTCGATGCCGCGAGCGTTCGCGCCCAGGCGGAGAGGGTCGAGGGTGCCGACGTCGTGGTGTGCCAGGGAGAAATCCCGCCCGACGGCATCGCCGAGGCGGCTCGCCTCGCCAAGCGATTCGTGTTCAACCTGGCTCCGGTCATCGACGTGGACCCGGAGGTCATTCGGATGGCCGACCCATTGGTGGTCAACGAGCACGAGGCGGCCCTCGTTGCCGGCGCGCTGGGGTCGACGACACCTCGCCTCGAGGAGGATCCTGACGCCGCGCTGCGTGAGTTGTTGGAGCTGGGATGTCGCAGCGTTGTCATCACCCTGGGGTCGGCTGGCTGCATCGTCGGGGGACCGGACGGGTGTGAGTCTGTGCCGGCGACCAAGACCGTGGCTGTCGATACGGTCGGTGCAGGTGACGCCTTCGTCGGTGCCTTGGCTGCTGAGTTGGCAGGAGGCCGCAGTCTTCTGGAAGGCTGCCGGTTCGCCACGGCGGTGGCGACCTTGACGGTGACCAAACCAGGGGCGCAAGCCTCCTACCCCAGCGTTGGGGAGATTGACACGATTCGTCGAGGAGATCACGCATGA